The DNA region TGACAGCGAGTGCCAGATGGACCCACAGGTACGCCGTCGGGTTTCCCGCGTCGTCGAAGGCGAGTCCGCTGGCGTCCTTGAACAGGTTCCTCGCGAAGGTCACCCAGATCACCCAAGACCAGACGCCGAACGCGAGCAGGAACCAGGAGACGCGGCGGCTGAGCTTCATCGGGGGTCCTTCGGGGTGGGGTGCTCGTGCCCTGCCAGTATCGAACGGGCCTGCGGTGGGCTTGCGGGTGGGTCTCGATACGCTAGTGGTTAGCTGTCTGTGAATCACTTTCGTCAAGAACCTCTGGAAGGACGGCAGCGGACTGGCGTTCGACGACGCGGGCGACCCGACCGGGTACTTCTGGGTCCACCTGCTGCTCGCCGTCACGTCGTTTCTCCTGGGGACGGCCGTCGGGGTCATCGGGTTCCGTGGCGTCAGGGCGCTGCGCCGCACATGAACGAGTTCCGG from Streptomyces sp. NBC_01754 includes:
- a CDS encoding SCO4848 family membrane protein, which produces MKLSRRVSWFLLAFGVWSWVIWVTFARNLFKDASGLAFDDAGNPTAYLWVHLALAVTSFILGTAVGVIGFRGVRAGKK